The window TGAGTTTACTAATGGATTTGCAAAGGGAGTTCCTAAAGGGCTTTATTCTTCTGGGAAAGGGATTGGGTTGTTTTTAGCAGACTTTATCATTAGGACACAAGAATACTCGGTCCTTTAGGGCCGAGATGAATTGTGCCAGTAAAAATAACCCTTTTAGAAATTAACATTTGACACCCTCTTAAGACGAATGGTAGAATACTCGTATGTTAATCCGCAAGTCCTTTCAATTCAGACTGTATCCGACTAAGAAACAAAAGAGGTTGCTGCAGGAGTGTCTAAACGAGTGCAGATGGCTCT of the Candidatus Neptunochlamydia vexilliferae genome contains:
- a CDS encoding helix-turn-helix domain-containing protein; the protein is MLIRKSFQFRLYPTKKQKRLLQECLNECRWL